In one Sphingomonas sp. AP4-R1 genomic region, the following are encoded:
- a CDS encoding sulfurtransferase, whose amino-acid sequence MTETLPQSPLISGHALVDLLVIAPDTVLLDLEGDTDKALDGAFAVTIETHFASPGGGTKGARPLPDIQTLQEHVSSWSVSASTPVVVYDDSGGLKAARAWWVLRWAGLTNVRLLDGGIGAGIAAGIRTGAFAQPTGHGDIVLSAGHLPVLTADEAADHAAHAILLDARAAGAFAGDPHTRQGGHIPGARHAPASANLAADHSFLNEQTLRGRYHALGVDGTIPIGVSCGSGVSATHDILALELIGISAALFTGSWSAWTADSHRPVAYGD is encoded by the coding sequence GTGACCGAAACGCTCCCTCAATCGCCGCTGATTTCGGGCCATGCGCTCGTCGATCTGCTCGTCATCGCCCCAGATACCGTGCTGCTCGATCTGGAAGGCGACACCGACAAGGCGCTCGACGGAGCCTTCGCGGTGACGATCGAGACGCATTTTGCCAGCCCTGGTGGCGGCACCAAGGGCGCCCGCCCCCTGCCCGATATCCAGACACTGCAGGAACATGTGAGTTCGTGGAGTGTCTCCGCTTCAACCCCGGTCGTCGTCTATGATGATAGCGGCGGGCTGAAAGCGGCCCGGGCCTGGTGGGTGCTGCGCTGGGCAGGCCTTACAAACGTCCGCCTGCTGGATGGAGGCATCGGCGCGGGTATCGCGGCCGGTATTCGCACCGGCGCATTCGCGCAGCCCACCGGACATGGCGATATTGTGCTCTCAGCCGGCCATCTGCCGGTACTGACCGCCGATGAAGCCGCCGACCATGCCGCTCACGCGATTCTGCTGGATGCGCGGGCCGCAGGTGCCTTCGCCGGCGATCCCCACACGAGGCAGGGCGGCCATATTCCTGGCGCAAGGCATGCACCAGCGTCAGCCAACCTCGCAGCCGATCACTCGTTTCTCAATGAACAAACACTGCGAGGCCGCTATCACGCGCTCGGGGTGGACGGCACGATACCGATCGGCGTCAGTTGCGGCAGCGGCGTATCCGCCACACACGACATTTTGGCCTTAGAGCTGATAGGCATCAGCGCGGCTTTGTTCACAGGGTCGTGGTCCGCGTGGACAGCAGACAGCCATCGGCCCGTCGCTTACGGAGACTAA
- a CDS encoding MarR family winged helix-turn-helix transcriptional regulator: MPLDEPGFLPQEDYEALAAFRYELRRFLQFSEQAAKQQGLTPQQHQALLAMRADSRGGMTIGELGEQLFIQPHSASELTDRLIALDLVAREPEVEDRRRIWLRLTPEATRRLGRLSMVHRDEVVRIRPVLSAILGRLG, encoded by the coding sequence ATGCCGCTAGATGAACCAGGGTTCCTTCCGCAGGAGGATTACGAAGCCTTGGCTGCGTTTCGTTACGAACTGCGCCGGTTTCTTCAATTCAGCGAGCAGGCCGCCAAGCAACAGGGCCTGACGCCGCAGCAGCATCAGGCGCTATTGGCGATGCGAGCGGATTCGCGCGGGGGAATGACAATTGGCGAGCTGGGGGAGCAACTTTTCATCCAGCCTCATAGCGCGAGCGAGTTGACGGACCGGCTCATTGCCCTTGATCTTGTAGCTCGCGAGCCTGAGGTCGAAGATCGGCGTCGAATATGGTTGCGTCTGACGCCTGAAGCCACTCGTCGCCTTGGGCGCCTGTCGATGGTTCATCGCGATGAGGTCGTCAGGATCCGTCCCGTTCTGAGTGCGATTCTCGGCCGCCTTGGTTGA
- a CDS encoding MFS transporter, protein MPAPIFLLIAFISSFVERAATSDRNTCSEHRSRDDAMKDSRARAQASAALSLLAVSMLTNPAGVLGATTPAIVTALVTELGQTLRSATMLVAIEFVTMTLAIMAAPLLLCRIGGRVLAIASWMLMLAGQLGTILNIPVALAVARGATGLGEGALYGLALAVLGRSAKPDRAFGVVVFANQVVSAVLLAFAGWAHQHDPRSGILQLITAFQLLTGFFILAIDRQRVSSREPTPGSLGGLLVIAPALLAIFLFAVAFGTIWPLAASIGEIRNVPTGEINSALAVAGIGGIAGAAAAVALGNRAGRTIPLLTGSVAMAIALVGVVVGPLAIAAPAALFLWSFLVPYYLGTIAMMDGGARFMGIAGAMLPSGIAAGQFFASCMSGTIPSTLGICAAMLQVASAIALSFYLWMSKSDGRNRAGR, encoded by the coding sequence GTGCCGGCGCCGATTTTCCTGCTAATCGCTTTTATCAGCTCGTTCGTCGAAAGAGCGGCGACGAGTGATCGAAATACATGTTCGGAGCATCGCAGCCGAGATGATGCCATGAAAGACAGCCGCGCGAGGGCACAAGCGTCCGCGGCCCTCAGCCTTCTCGCCGTGAGCATGTTGACCAATCCCGCCGGCGTATTGGGCGCGACGACACCGGCGATCGTCACCGCTCTGGTCACGGAACTCGGCCAGACGCTGCGCAGCGCGACAATGCTCGTCGCGATCGAATTTGTGACCATGACTCTTGCGATCATGGCCGCGCCGCTTTTGCTGTGCCGGATCGGTGGCCGGGTTCTCGCCATCGCTTCCTGGATGCTGATGCTGGCCGGGCAGTTGGGCACGATTCTCAATATCCCTGTCGCCCTGGCGGTTGCGCGCGGCGCGACTGGCCTTGGCGAAGGTGCCCTTTATGGCCTCGCGCTTGCCGTGCTCGGTCGAAGCGCCAAACCGGATCGAGCCTTTGGCGTCGTCGTATTTGCAAATCAGGTCGTGAGCGCCGTTCTTCTGGCTTTCGCCGGCTGGGCACATCAACATGATCCGCGCTCCGGAATTTTACAGCTCATAACCGCCTTTCAGTTGCTCACCGGCTTTTTCATCCTGGCCATCGACCGGCAAAGGGTGAGCTCCCGCGAGCCAACTCCAGGATCGCTCGGCGGCCTGCTTGTCATTGCGCCGGCGCTCCTCGCCATATTTCTCTTCGCCGTCGCGTTCGGCACAATTTGGCCCCTGGCCGCGTCGATCGGTGAGATCAGAAATGTGCCAACCGGCGAGATCAATTCCGCGCTTGCGGTGGCAGGAATAGGGGGCATTGCTGGAGCGGCCGCAGCCGTTGCCCTCGGAAACCGCGCAGGCAGGACCATTCCCTTGCTGACGGGATCCGTGGCGATGGCGATCGCTCTAGTTGGGGTGGTCGTTGGGCCGTTGGCGATCGCTGCTCCGGCGGCCCTCTTTCTCTGGTCGTTCCTCGTTCCCTATTATCTGGGGACCATCGCGATGATGGACGGCGGCGCCCGGTTCATGGGGATCGCTGGCGCCATGCTGCCTTCCGGCATCGCCGCCGGGCAGTTTTTCGCAAGTTGTATGTCCGGAACGATCCCCAGCACATTGGGGATCTGCGCGGCGATGTTGCAGGTCGCCTCCGCGATCGCCCTTTCGTTCTACCTGTGGATGTCCAAAAGCGACGGTCGCAATCGCGCTGGCCGTTGA
- a CDS encoding nickel/cobalt efflux transporter yields MTSLSDLLAQSSGHAWLFIPSAILLGALHGLEPGHSKTMMAAFIVAVRGTVKQAILLGLAATVSHTAIVWIVALGGTYLFEGLSPEKSEPYLQFASGLLILAIALWMQWRTRREQLHAHDHHHGHHHDHDHHHDHGDHHHHDDHDRHNDMERVLDVSDGGYQDAHERQHAEDIRRRFAGREVTTGQIVLFGITGGLIPCPGAITVLLLCLQLKRLVLGSVLVLCFSIGLAITMVASGVIAAMSVKYAERHFSGFGSIVRKAPYVSGLVILCVGLYVTLMGWQSLPHAG; encoded by the coding sequence ATGACTTCTCTCTCAGATCTGCTCGCCCAAAGTTCGGGCCACGCCTGGCTGTTTATCCCAAGCGCTATCCTTCTGGGCGCTCTCCACGGCCTTGAGCCGGGGCATTCCAAGACGATGATGGCTGCTTTCATCGTGGCTGTTCGCGGCACCGTGAAGCAGGCGATCCTCCTTGGTCTGGCAGCGACCGTTTCGCACACCGCAATTGTCTGGATCGTCGCACTCGGCGGCACCTATCTTTTCGAGGGCCTGAGCCCGGAGAAGTCCGAGCCCTATCTACAGTTCGCATCCGGCCTCCTGATCCTTGCGATTGCTCTGTGGATGCAGTGGCGGACGCGACGCGAACAACTCCATGCCCATGATCACCACCATGGCCATCATCACGACCATGACCATCATCACGATCACGGCGACCATCACCATCACGATGATCACGACCGTCACAACGACATGGAGCGGGTTCTCGACGTTTCGGACGGTGGCTATCAGGATGCTCACGAGCGTCAGCATGCAGAGGATATCCGCCGCCGGTTCGCCGGCCGCGAGGTGACGACCGGACAGATCGTCCTATTCGGCATCACGGGCGGCCTGATCCCGTGTCCCGGTGCCATTACGGTGCTGCTCCTCTGCCTTCAACTGAAGCGGCTGGTGCTCGGCTCGGTCCTCGTGCTGTGCTTCAGCATTGGCCTTGCCATCACAATGGTCGCATCCGGCGTCATCGCGGCGATGAGCGTCAAATATGCCGAGCGACATTTCTCTGGCTTTGGCTCGATCGTCCGCAAGGCGCCCTATGTCAGCGGCCTCGTCATCCTGTGCGTGGGCCTCTACGTCACCCTTATGGGCTGGCAGAGCCTTCCTCACGCTGGATGA
- a CDS encoding metal-sensing transcriptional repressor — protein MSHAANPDLLNRLRRANGHLAGIIKMVEEGGDGLKIAQQMQAVVSALDKAKTLIVTDHIEHHLEELIGPLPGPVRADLAKLSEFAKYL, from the coding sequence ATGAGTCACGCCGCCAATCCTGACCTTCTCAACCGCCTGCGGCGCGCCAACGGACATCTCGCCGGCATCATCAAGATGGTCGAAGAGGGCGGCGACGGCCTTAAGATCGCGCAGCAGATGCAGGCGGTTGTCTCCGCGCTCGACAAGGCAAAGACCCTCATAGTGACCGATCACATCGAGCACCATCTCGAGGAGCTGATCGGCCCGCTGCCCGGGCCTGTCCGCGCCGATCTCGCGAAGCTCAGCGAGTTCGCCAAGTATCTTTGA
- a CDS encoding DUF1289 domain-containing protein produces MKSPCIDICAFDRRTGWCRGCGRTVPEIRAWKKAQPHQLRKISADLPRRLSKLEKSNASHEQNEARD; encoded by the coding sequence ATGAAGTCGCCCTGTATCGACATATGCGCCTTTGATCGGCGCACAGGCTGGTGTCGCGGTTGCGGCCGCACCGTGCCAGAGATCCGTGCTTGGAAGAAGGCTCAACCTCATCAACTGCGCAAAATCTCGGCTGACCTCCCGCGCCGCCTTTCCAAGCTCGAAAAATCGAACGCAAGCCACGAGCAGAATGAAGCACGGGATTAG
- a CDS encoding aldo/keto reductase, giving the protein MEKRLLGQSGLEVSALGFGCMGLNFSYGHALADADSVTLIREAVDRGVTFFDTAEVYGPYTNEKIVGEALAPVRDKVVIATKFGFNIEDGKMAGLNSRPEQIRKVCEASLKSLKTDVIDLFYQHRVDTNVPIEDVAGTVRDLISEGKVKHFGLSEPGATTVRKAHAVQPVAALQNEYSLWSRGVETNGILAACEELGIGLVPYSPLGKGFLTGAMGKDSKLEETDFRKLLPRFTPEAMEKNQALLDRIKEIADGKGATMAQIALAWLLAQRPWIVPIPGTTKLHRLEENLGAVNVALTADDLASIAKALGEIDVEGNRYPAHLEATTGN; this is encoded by the coding sequence ATGGAAAAGCGATTGCTAGGACAGAGTGGCCTCGAGGTATCCGCCCTCGGCTTCGGCTGCATGGGCCTCAACTTCAGCTACGGCCACGCCCTTGCCGATGCCGACAGCGTGACGCTGATCCGCGAGGCGGTCGATCGTGGCGTCACGTTCTTCGACACGGCCGAGGTATACGGCCCGTACACCAACGAGAAGATCGTGGGTGAAGCGCTGGCCCCGGTGCGCGACAAGGTGGTGATCGCCACCAAGTTCGGCTTCAACATCGAGGATGGCAAGATGGCTGGCCTTAACAGCCGCCCCGAGCAGATCCGCAAGGTCTGCGAAGCGTCGCTCAAGAGCCTGAAGACCGACGTCATCGACCTGTTCTACCAGCATCGCGTCGACACCAACGTGCCGATCGAGGATGTCGCCGGCACGGTCCGCGACCTCATCTCCGAGGGCAAGGTCAAACATTTCGGCCTTTCCGAGCCGGGCGCCACGACTGTCCGCAAGGCGCACGCCGTGCAGCCGGTAGCCGCGCTCCAGAACGAATATTCGCTGTGGAGCCGGGGCGTCGAGACGAACGGCATTCTCGCAGCCTGCGAGGAACTGGGCATCGGACTGGTGCCGTACAGCCCGCTCGGCAAGGGATTCCTGACCGGAGCGATGGGCAAGGACAGCAAGCTCGAGGAGACTGACTTCCGCAAGCTGCTGCCGCGCTTCACGCCCGAGGCGATGGAGAAGAATCAGGCGCTGCTCGATCGGATCAAGGAGATCGCGGACGGCAAGGGCGCAACCATGGCACAGATCGCGCTCGCCTGGCTGCTCGCACAGCGCCCTTGGATCGTGCCGATCCCCGGTACCACGAAGCTGCATCGCCTCGAGGAAAATCTCGGCGCGGTCAATGTGGCCCTGACCGCCGACGATCTCGCCAGCATCGCCAAGGCGCTTGGCGAGATCGACGTCGAGGGCAATCGCTATCCGGCGCATCTCGAAGCCACCACTGGCAACTGA